The proteins below are encoded in one region of Candidatus Methylomirabilis tolerans:
- the secE gene encoding preprotein translocase subunit SecE, which yields MMQRWQQLVQFLKEVRTELKKVNWPLKKEVVGSTIVVIVSVFILSFFLGAIDMTLQKLLTLMVG from the coding sequence ATGATGCAACGGTGGCAGCAACTGGTTCAATTTTTAAAAGAGGTCAGGACTGAGCTGAAAAAGGTCAACTGGCCGCTAAAGAAAGAGGTAGTAGGGTCGACTATTGTTGTCATTGTATCGGTCTTTATCCTCTCATTCTTTCTTGGGGCGATAGACATGACGTTGCAGAAGCTGCTTACCCTGATGGTTGGATAG